The following coding sequences are from one Rutidosis leptorrhynchoides isolate AG116_Rl617_1_P2 chromosome 11, CSIRO_AGI_Rlap_v1, whole genome shotgun sequence window:
- the LOC139874809 gene encoding uncharacterized mitochondrial protein AtMg00860-like translates to MKLNPSKCSFREEEGKFLGHIITERGIRANPKKIDAIENMASPRNKKEVQSLTGKLAALTRFLSKFTERSLPFFGTLKNFLKKTDFKWSEEAEVAFQEMKKLLKELPTMTALIARETLILYLAASKEAISSVYLLKK, encoded by the coding sequence ATGAAGCTCAACCCGTCGAAGTGCAGTTTTAGAGAAGAAGAAGGAAAGTTTCTTGGTCATATAATAACTGAGCGCGGGATACGTGCAAATCCAAAGAAAATAGATGCAATCGAGAATATGGCGTCACCAAGAAATAAAAAGGAGGTGCAAAGTTTAACGGGTAAGTTAGCGGCATTAACAAGGTTTTTATCAAAATTCACAGAGCGATCACTCCCCTTTTTTGGGACACTGAAGAATTTCTTAAAGAAAACGGATTTCAAGTGGTCGGAGGAAGCAGAAGTGGCGTTTCAAGAAATGAAAAAGTTGCTGAAAGAATTGCCAACAATGACTGCGCTGATCGCGAGAGAAACATTGATACTGTACTTAGCAGCATCAAAAGAAGCAATAAGTTCAGTATACTTGCTTAAGAAATAA